DNA from Roseimicrobium sp. ORNL1:
CCACCAGCGCACATAGGAATCCATCCGCGCATCGGTGTACTGCCACTGCGCCTTGCCATTCTCCACCTTCAGTTCCGGCGCGGCGGGCTTGTCCTTCCCCAGCCAGGAGGCAGAGGGTACGATGGCATAGTCCTGATAAGCACGATCACCGCAGAGGTCTGCCAGGGTGCCGAGGTTCTTCTTCAGCGCCGTGAAGTTCCAGTGAATGTGCCCGGGCGGCATGTACTTGATGCGGTTCCGCGTGTGGCTGATCTGGCGCAGGATTTCCGCAGGCTGCCGGTCCTTCAGCACACGCTCGGAGGCCATGCCGGGCCAGATGTGGCGCTGGGCGGTATTCTGCGAGAGCCACCAGTCGAAGAAGCCGATGAAGCTCAGGTTTTTTTGCTCGATTGGCCAGTAGAGCTGCGGCGCAAAGTAGTCCACCCAACCGCTCTGCAGCCACTTCAGCGAGTCCGCCGCGAGCGCCTCATACGGGTCCAGCGCGCCCTTCCCCATGCCCTCCGGATATCCGGGCCGCCACAGGCCGAAGGGGCTGATGCCCACTCGCACCCAGGGCTTCTCGCGTTTCACACCCGCGTACAGGTCGCGCACAAACGTGTTCACATTATCCCGCCGCCAGTCGGAGCGGCTCAGGGTGCCGCCGGAGTCCTGGTACTTCTTCCACGCCCTGCCATCCGGAAAGGGGACCTGCGAGCCCTTCACATCAATGGGATAGGGATAGAAGTAATCATCCATGTGGATGCCATCCACATCATAGCGGCGGGTCACATCCAGCATGACCTCCAGGCTACGGGCGCGCACGCCGGGCTCACCGGGGTCCATCCACAGATTTTCCCCGTACTGCCAGCACCACTCCGGGTGCGTGAGGCTGATGTGGTTCTTCGCGCCCTTGTACTTCGGACCGCTCAAAGCGCGGAAGGGATTGAACCACGCATGCAGTTCGATGCCCCGCTTGTGCGCTTCCTTGATGAAGAACTCCAGCGGGTCCCACATCGGGTCCGGGGCCTTGCCCATGGCGTTGGTCAGCCAGGGCGACCACGGCTCGATGTCGGACTTGTACACCGCATCCCCCGCCGGGCGCACCTGGAAGATGAGGGCATTCAGCTTCAGCGCGGCGGCCTTGTTGCAAATCTCCACCAGCTCCGCCTGCTGCTTCGGCGTGGGGTCGCCGGGCTCGAAGGGAAAGTCGATGCCGCGCACCGTGGCCACCCACGCGCCGCGGAATTCGCGCAGCGGCTCGGGCGGCGGTTCCATCTGGGCGGAGCACACTCCGGCGAGACAGAGCAC
Protein-coding regions in this window:
- a CDS encoding family 10 glycosylhydrolase — its product is MLSARLSLIALSVLCLAGVCSAQMEPPPEPLREFRGAWVATVRGIDFPFEPGDPTPKQQAELVEICNKAAALKLNALIFQVRPAGDAVYKSDIEPWSPWLTNAMGKAPDPMWDPLEFFIKEAHKRGIELHAWFNPFRALSGPKYKGAKNHISLTHPEWCWQYGENLWMDPGEPGVRARSLEVMLDVTRRYDVDGIHMDDYFYPYPIDVKGSQVPFPDGRAWKKYQDSGGTLSRSDWRRDNVNTFVRDLYAGVKREKPWVRVGISPFGLWRPGYPEGMGKGALDPYEALAADSLKWLQSGWVDYFAPQLYWPIEQKNLSFIGFFDWWLSQNTAQRHIWPGMASERVLKDRQPAEILRQISHTRNRIKYMPPGHIHWNFTALKKNLGTLADLCGDRAYQDYAIVPSASWLGKDKPAAPELKVENGKAQWQYTDARMDSYVRWWFVQFYDGTQWISVRSFPVEEKSIDMPKGAQAIAVRAITRTGIAGDVAVRR